The following coding sequences are from one Eleginops maclovinus isolate JMC-PN-2008 ecotype Puerto Natales chromosome 11, JC_Emac_rtc_rv5, whole genome shotgun sequence window:
- the LOC134871572 gene encoding charged multivesicular body protein 1b, whose protein sequence is MSAMEKQLFNLKFAAKQLQSSSKKCDREEKTEKAKVKKAIQKGNMEVARIHAENAIRQKNQSLNFLRMSARVDAVAARVQTAVTMNQVTKSMAGVVKSMDSALKSMNLEKISALMDKFEHQFETLDVQTAHMEDAMSSTTTLTTPQNQVEGLMHELADEAGLDLNMELPQGQTGSVGSSVASAEQDELSQRLAKLRDQM, encoded by the exons ATGTCGGCCATGGAAA AACAGCTCTTCAATTTAAAGTTTGCTGCTAAACAACTCCAAAGCAGTTCAAAGAAATGtgacagagaagaaaaaacagagaagGCCAAAGTTAAGAAA GCCATCCAGAAAGGAAATATGGAAGTGGCGAGGATCCACGCAGAGAACGCCATCAGACAGAAGAACCAGTCTTTGAACTTCCTGAGGATGAGCGCACGGGTAGATGCGGTGGCAGCGAGGGTCCAAACTGCAGTTACAATGAACCAG GTCACAAAATCTATGGCCGGAGTGGTGAAAAGCATGGACTCTGCTCTGAAATCTATGAATCTGGAAAAG ATTTCAGCTCTCATGGACAAATTTGAGCACCAGTTTGAAACGTTGGACGTTCAGACTGCCCATATGGAAGACGCCATGAGCAGCACAACAACACTCACAACCCCACAG aatcAAGTGGAGGGGTTGATGCATGAACTGGCTGATGAAGCAGG ATTGGACCTGAACATGGAGCTCCCTCAGGGACAGACAGGATCAGTGGGTTCCAGCGTGGCCTCTGCAGAACAG GATGAACTTTCTCAAAGACTCGCCAAACTACGCGATCAAATGTGA
- the rraga gene encoding ras-related GTP-binding protein A yields the protein MSSTAMKKKVLLMGKSGSGKTSMRSIIFANYIARDTRRLGATIDVEHSHVRFLGNLVLNLWDCGGQDTFMENYFTSQRDNIFRNVEVLIYVFDVESRELEKDMHYYQSCLEAILQNSPDAKVFCLVHKMDLVQEDQRDLIFKEREEDLKRLSRPLACTCFRTSIWDETLYKAWSSIVYQLIPNVQQLETNLRNFAQIIEADEVLLFERATFLVISHYQCKEQRDAHRFEKISNIIKQFKLSCSKLAASFQSMEVRNSNFAAFIDVFTSNTYVMVIMSDPSIPSAATLINIRNARKHFEKLERVDGPKHSLHMRMR from the exons ATGTCAAGCACAGCCATGAAGAAAAAG GTGTTACTGATGGGGAAAAGTGGTTCCGGGAAGACAAGTATGAGATCAATCATATTTGCCAATTACATAGCTCGAGACACACGCCGACTCGGAGCTACAA TTGACGTGGAGCACTCCCATGTACGGTTTCTTGGCAATCTGGTTTTGAACCTGTGGGACTGTGGAGG ACAGGACACATTCATGGAGAACTACTTCACCAGCCAGAGGGACAACATCTTCAGAAATGTAGAGGTGCTTATTTATGTTTTCGACGTCGAGAGTCGTGAGCTGGAGAAAGACATGCACTACTACCAGTCGTGTCTGGAAGCCATCCTGCAAAACTCCCCCGACGCTAAGGTGTTTTGCCTCGTCCACAAAATGGATCTGGTGCAGGAGGACCAGAGGGATCTG ATCTTTAAGGAGCGTGAAGAAGACCTGAAGAGGCTGTCCAGACCTCTGGCTTGCACGTGCTTTAGGACATCAATCTGGGACGAAACCCTGTATAAG GCCTGGTCTAGCATCGTATACCAGCTCATCCCGAACGTCCAGCAGCTGGAGACAAACCTGAGAAACTTTGCTCAGATCATAGAGGCGGATGAAGTTCTTCTGTTTGAGAGAGCCACCTTCCTG GTGATCTCCCACTACCAGTGCAAAGAGCAGCGCGATGCCCACAGGTTTGAGAAGATCAGTAACATTATCAAACAGTTCAAACTCAGCTGTAG TAAACTTGCAGCCTCTTTCCAAAGCATGGAAGTGAGGAACTCCAATTTTGCGGCCTTCATTGACGTCTTCACCTCCAACACATATGTCATGGTCATCATGTCTGACCCCTCCATTC CATCTGCAGCCACTCTCATCAATATCCGTAATGCTAGGAAACATTTTGAGAAGTTGGAGCGGGTTGATGGACCCAAGCACAGCCTGCACATGCGGATGCGCTAG